The Thalassophryne amazonica chromosome 8, fThaAma1.1, whole genome shotgun sequence genome includes a window with the following:
- the lysmd4 gene encoding lysM and putative peptidoglycan-binding domain-containing protein 4 has product MWRGEGTPRAFQAPVDVHASADGQVYMFKRRPNESAISSEDEELRVLEMRPQVFQDEQQDRLQNVELLEREVLDGDSLNKLALQYGCKVADIKRANNLMQEQDLFALKSIKIPVQKHSFLTESFTDLSGHQQQTVLSSVRQSEPQDGGGAQPNVQEVTDFLMEVDHDIEKLIHTMNDGDDVLNNSKKPERIGFRGRRLTSHGADWGIHWWNAVIAMFMIGIVLPLFYVIYFKTRDSATVSPAGGGSSLLSSIVSSNSSNSGLSTTGPDRYQEPG; this is encoded by the exons ATGTGGCGGGGGGAGGGTACTCCACGGGCTTTCCAGGCCCCAGTTGATGTTCATGCCAGTGCTGATGGTCAGGTGTACATGTTTAAGAGGAGACCAAATGAATCCGCCATTTCGTCAGAGGACGAGGAGCTCAGGGTGCTGGAGATGAGGCCGCAGGTTTTTCAGGACGAACAGCAagacagattacagaatgtggaGCTGTTGGAACGAGAGGTGCTGGATGGAGACAGTCTCAACAAGCTTGCACTACAATACGGCTGCAAG GTGGCAGATATAAAACGAGCCAACAACCTTATGCAAGAACAAGACTTGTTTGCACTGAAGTCGATCAAAATCCCAGTTCAAAAGCACAGTTTTTTAACTGAGTCTTTCACAGACTTAAGTGGCCATCAACAGCAAACAGTGCTTTCATCTGTCAGACAGTCAGAACCTCAGGATGGAGGAGGAGCCCAACCAAATGTACAGGAAGTCACAGACTTTCTAATGGAGGTGGATCACGATATTGAGAAACTGATCCACACCATGAATGATGGAGATGATGTCTTAAATAATTCAAAGAAACCTGAAAGGATTGGCTTCAGAGGGCGCCGCCTGACCAGCCATGGAGCAGACTGGGGAATCCATTGGTGGAACGCTGTCATTGCCATGTTCATGATTGGCATTGTCCTGCCGTTATTTTATGTGATCTATTTTAAAACAAGAGACAGTGCAACAGTTTCTCCAGCAGGTGGTGGTAGTAGTTTGCTGTCATCCATTGTCTCTTCAAACAGCTCAAATTCTGGCCTCAGTACAACTGGACCTGACCGTTATCAAGAGCCAGGATAG